A stretch of DNA from Yoonia sp. G8-12:
CCGGTGCACATCGGCGCGGCAGTAACGGCACTGTGGCAGCTCTTTGATGTTGTTGGCGTCGAAATCATGGCCGGATTCAATGTCAGACTCGTGAACGGTGGACTTAGCCGCGATTTGCCCCGCGTCCTGCTTTTGTTTGTGCTTGGCGTCGGGTTATTGAGCGTCGGGCGGGGCATGGTCACGCGCTGGCGTACGACGCTGCTGTCGCGACAGGGGCCTTGGCGTCCCATGGGCGTTTTTGTTGCCTCGTTGATCCAGATTGTAGTGCCTTTGTTGGGGCTTGTGGCGTTGACCGAAGCATTGAAGGCGCTGGATATCTTCGGCCTGCGCGGCGGGGATATGCTTGAAGCGGTCCCGGCGGCCGGTTCCTTTGTGATTTTCGGGTGGTGGTTGTCGCGGCTCGTTTTCCCTTTGGGCGACATCCCGGGATATCTTGGCTATGACGCACACACGCGGGCCGCGGGGCGGCGGGCAAGCAGCGCACTGGCGTGGGTTATGGCCATTGGCACGCTGATCGGGGCGGGGCTGGTCACGTTGGATATGTCAGAGGGGGCGATTGCCGCCTTTGAATGGCCGTTTCTGGTGGTTTTAGGAATTCTATTCTGGCGGCTTGGTCGGGTGATCCGTACCAAACCAGAGCAACGCGAAGATACGATTGTATCAGCGGGACGGTTGCGTAACCTGATTGGCCGGTTTGCCACGGTCGTGGCGATTGTCGCACCTTTGATTGCGGCCTTTGGTTATATCGCTGCCGGTATTGCCATTCTTGGGCCGTCGATCATCTCTGTCGCGCTTGTTGGCTTGTTGTTCATGCTACAGCAAATTGTCAGCGAAATGACGCAACCGGCCGACAATGGTGAAGATGCGCGCGGATTGCAGGCGCTGCTGCCGGTGATGGTCAGCTTTGTGCTCTATGTGGTCAGCCTGCCGGTCTTTGCGTTGATCTGGGGCGCGCGGGTTGATGATCTGACAGAGATTTGGGCGCGGTTCCGTGAAGGTTTTTCCATTGGTGAAACCCGTATCTCACCGACCGATTTCCTGACCTTCGCGATTGTTTTTGCGGTGGGCTATCTGCTCACCCGTTTCATTCAGGGATCGTTGCGCCGGTCGGTACTACCGCGCACGCGGCTTGATCTGGGTGGGCAGAATGCCATCGTTGCGGGCTTTGGTTATGTGGGGATCATGCTGGCCGCCATTCTAGCCATTACCACTGCGGGGATTGATCTGTCGAACCTTGCCATTGTGGCCGGTGCGTTGTCCGTGGGTATCGGTTTTGGTCTGCAGAATATCGTGTCGAATTTTGTGTCGGGGATTATCTTGTTGATCGAACGCCCCGTCAGTGAAGGGGACTGGATCGAGGTGGGCACTCAGATGGGCTATGTGCGGTCAATTTCGGTGCGTTCGACGCGGATCGAGACATTTGACCGGACCGATGTGATTATTCCCAACGCTGATCTGGTCAGCGGGCAGGTGACGAACTGGACCCGCGGTAATCTGATCGGGCGTGTCATCGTGCCTGTTGGCGTGGCTTACGGAACAGACACTGAGAAGGTTGCAGAGATTTTGCGCGGCATCGCAGAGGCGCATCCGCAGGTTATCACGACGCCGCCGCCTGCGGTCATGTTCATCGGCTTTGGCGCGGATTCCCTCGATTTTGAGATCCGCGCAATTCTGCGTGACGTCAATTATGTGATTGTGACAAAATCCGAGATGAACCACGCCATCGCCAAAGCCTTTGCAGAAGAAGGCATCGAAATTCCCTTTGCCCAGCGTGATATCTGGCTGCGCAACCCCGAAGTTTTGAAGGACACGACGACACCATGACCGCACTGCTTTTCCGCAAAGATGCCTATGCCCGCGAAGCGACCGGCACTGTCAAAGCGATCACATCGGAAGGTGGCATCGTGCTGGACGGGACGCTGTTTTATCCCACGTCCGGCGGACAGCCGGGCGACAGCGGCACCCTGCGCTGGAACGGCGGCGAGATCGAGATTGCCACGACCGTCAAAGGCGACGGGGACGATGTGGTCTTGATCCCTGCGGAACCTGCCGGTCTGCCCGGTGTCGGGCAACAGGTGACGCAGATTTTGAACTGGGATCGCCGCCTGCGCCACATGCGGGTGCACACGGCGCTGCATCTTTTGTCTGTCGTGATCCCGCTTCCGGTTTCTGGTGGTTCCATCGGGACCGACAAGGGCCGTCTGGATTTCGATATGCCCGAAGCACCAGACGACAAAGAGGGATTGGAAGCAGACCTGAACCGTCTGATTGACTGCAACATGGATGTGACCGAGGAATGGATCACCGACGCCGAACTTGATGCACAGCCCGATCTGGTGAAAACCATGTCCGTCCAACCACCACGCGGCAGTGGTCAAATCCGCCTTGTGCGGATCGGGGTGGGCGACCAGACCGCCGATCTGCAACCCTGCGGTGGCACCCATGTGGCCAACACCGATGAAATCGGCCGCGTCCGCATCGGAAAGATCGAGAAAAAAGGCCGCCAGAACCGGCGCGTCTATCTACATTTGGAGTAAGCTTTGCTGCGTCTTGCCTCTCTTTGTGTTTTGTTGCTTTACGCTGGCCTGCCAGCCGCAGCGAATGAACGCTATGCGGGCTGCAACGCAGAACAAACCAAAATCATTGATGAGGCACTGGCCACCGCAAAAGACCTCACGCTGAAAGCCGCTGTTGCCGTGGGCGATACGCCGGATTACCAACGCTGGTTCGGCAGCTATTCAGATG
This window harbors:
- a CDS encoding alanyl-tRNA editing protein, with amino-acid sequence MTALLFRKDAYAREATGTVKAITSEGGIVLDGTLFYPTSGGQPGDSGTLRWNGGEIEIATTVKGDGDDVVLIPAEPAGLPGVGQQVTQILNWDRRLRHMRVHTALHLLSVVIPLPVSGGSIGTDKGRLDFDMPEAPDDKEGLEADLNRLIDCNMDVTEEWITDAELDAQPDLVKTMSVQPPRGSGQIRLVRIGVGDQTADLQPCGGTHVANTDEIGRVRIGKIEKKGRQNRRVYLHLE
- a CDS encoding DUF3772 domain-containing protein, giving the protein MIRVLAAFFLIGLFAVTYPAAAMAQDTPQTETQGDAPTDTKSDTPDEASSETQPQAPADVPIEVAPADTDSFERLAQRAEDLARREDASLFAISRLRAELVGWRDRFLEQTNVNAGRIATVDAQIAALGAVPESGEEAPAIADRRAALIAQRNALVAPRVLAQESYVRANGLIGEFDTMSLQQQTDELSVRGPSPLNPVHIGAAVTALWQLFDVVGVEIMAGFNVRLVNGGLSRDLPRVLLLFVLGVGLLSVGRGMVTRWRTTLLSRQGPWRPMGVFVASLIQIVVPLLGLVALTEALKALDIFGLRGGDMLEAVPAAGSFVIFGWWLSRLVFPLGDIPGYLGYDAHTRAAGRRASSALAWVMAIGTLIGAGLVTLDMSEGAIAAFEWPFLVVLGILFWRLGRVIRTKPEQREDTIVSAGRLRNLIGRFATVVAIVAPLIAAFGYIAAGIAILGPSIISVALVGLLFMLQQIVSEMTQPADNGEDARGLQALLPVMVSFVLYVVSLPVFALIWGARVDDLTEIWARFREGFSIGETRISPTDFLTFAIVFAVGYLLTRFIQGSLRRSVLPRTRLDLGGQNAIVAGFGYVGIMLAAILAITTAGIDLSNLAIVAGALSVGIGFGLQNIVSNFVSGIILLIERPVSEGDWIEVGTQMGYVRSISVRSTRIETFDRTDVIIPNADLVSGQVTNWTRGNLIGRVIVPVGVAYGTDTEKVAEILRGIAEAHPQVITTPPPAVMFIGFGADSLDFEIRAILRDVNYVIVTKSEMNHAIAKAFAEEGIEIPFAQRDIWLRNPEVLKDTTTP